The following coding sequences are from one Apium graveolens cultivar Ventura unplaced genomic scaffold, ASM990537v1 ctg8482, whole genome shotgun sequence window:
- the LOC141705053 gene encoding secreted RxLR effector protein 161-like: protein MDPKETITKDEGGKPVNSTEYKSLVGGLRYLVHTRPDIAFSVGVVSRYMEMPTVMHLNAVKRILRYVKGTMGFGLVDLAGHIDDRKSTGGMVFYLNESLITWVSQKQRCVALSSCEAEFMAATAAACQAIWLQNLLGRVTDSRVDSVVLYIDNKFAIDLAKTRSFMVEANMSIFVIILLENVWIVGKLS from the exons ATGGATCCAAAGGAGACTATCACCAAGGACGAGGGAGGCAAGCCTGTGAATTCGACTGAGTATAAGAGTTTAGTTGGAGGTTTACGCTACCTGGTACATACCCGACCAGACATAGCGTTTTCAGTTGGTGTGGTGAGTAGGTACATGGAAATGCCTACTGTGATGCACTTAAATGCAGTGAAGCGCATCCTTCGATATGTGAAAGGAACAATGGGTTTTGGTCTAGT TGATTTAGCAGGTCACATTGATGACAGGAAAAGCACAGGAGGAATGGTGTTTTACTTAAACGAAAGTCTGATTACCTGGGTGTCTCAGAAACAAAGGTGTGTGGCATTATCTTCTTGCGAAGCTGAATTTATGGCTGCTACAGCGGCAGCGTGTCAAGCCATTTGGTTACAAAATTTGTTGGGTCGGGTAACTGATAGTCGAGTTGATTCTGTGGTGCTTTACATAGACAATAAATTTGCTATAGATTTAGCGAAAACCCGGTCTTTCATGGTCGAAGCAAACATGTCAATATTCgttatcattttattagagaatgtGTGGATCGTAGGGAAATTGTCATAA